From a region of the Castor canadensis chromosome 7, mCasCan1.hap1v2, whole genome shotgun sequence genome:
- the Fndc5 gene encoding fibronectin type III domain-containing protein 5 isoform X2, with amino-acid sequence MHPGPPCPWPPRAALRLWLGCVCFALVQADSPSAPVNVTVRHLKANSAVVSWDVLEDEVVIGFAISQQKKDVRMLRFIQEVNTTTRSCALWDLEEDTEYIVHVQAISIQGQSPASEPVLFKTPREAEKMASKNKDEVTMKEMGRNQQLRTGEVLIIVVVLFMWAGVIALFCRQYDIIKDNEPNNNKEKTKNASETSTPEHQGGGLLRSKFPNKPSVNIIEA; translated from the exons ATGCACCCCGGGCCACCGTGTCCCTGGCCGCCCCGCGCCGCGCTCCGCCTGTGGCTGGGCTGCGTCTGCTTCGCGCTGGTGCAGGCGG ATAGCCCCTCGGCCCCTGTGAATGTCACTGTCAGGCACCTCAAGGCCAACTCTGCAGTGGTCAGCTGGGATGTCTTGGAGGATGAGGTTGTCATCGGATTTGCCATCTCTCAGCAG AAGAAGGATGTGAGGATGCTGCGCTTCATCCAGGAGGTGAACACCACCACCCGCTCGTGTGCCCTTTGGGACCTGGAGGAGGACACAGAGTACATCGTGCATGTGCAGGCCATCTCCATTCAGGGCCAGAGCCCAGCTAGCGAGCCCGTGCTCTTCAAGACCCCACGAGAGGCTGAGAAGATGGCCTCCAAAAACAAAG ATGAGGTTACCATGAAGGAGATGGGGAGGAATCAACAGTTGCGGACAGGCGAGGTGCTGATCATCGTTGTGGTCCTCTTCATGTGGGCAG GTGTGATCGCCCTCTTCTGCCGCCAGTATGACATTATCAAGGATAATGAGCccaataacaacaaagaaaaaacaaagaatgcatCAGAAACCAGCACACCAGAGCACCAGGGCGGGGGTCTCCTCCGCAGCAAG tttCCTAACAAGCCCTCAGTGAACATCATCGAAGCATGA
- the Fndc5 gene encoding fibronectin type III domain-containing protein 5 isoform X1 produces MHPGPPCPWPPRAALRLWLGCVCFALVQADSPSAPVNVTVRHLKANSAVVSWDVLEDEVVIGFAISQQKKDVRMLRFIQEVNTTTRSCALWDLEEDTEYIVHVQAISIQGQSPASEPVLFKTPREAEKMASKNKDEVTMKEMGRNQQLRTGEVLIIVVVLFMWAGVIALFCRQYDIIKDNEPNNNKEKTKNASETSTPEHQGGGLLRSKDARSQWWSKKNKTASGKGRGFGVGLQE; encoded by the exons ATGCACCCCGGGCCACCGTGTCCCTGGCCGCCCCGCGCCGCGCTCCGCCTGTGGCTGGGCTGCGTCTGCTTCGCGCTGGTGCAGGCGG ATAGCCCCTCGGCCCCTGTGAATGTCACTGTCAGGCACCTCAAGGCCAACTCTGCAGTGGTCAGCTGGGATGTCTTGGAGGATGAGGTTGTCATCGGATTTGCCATCTCTCAGCAG AAGAAGGATGTGAGGATGCTGCGCTTCATCCAGGAGGTGAACACCACCACCCGCTCGTGTGCCCTTTGGGACCTGGAGGAGGACACAGAGTACATCGTGCATGTGCAGGCCATCTCCATTCAGGGCCAGAGCCCAGCTAGCGAGCCCGTGCTCTTCAAGACCCCACGAGAGGCTGAGAAGATGGCCTCCAAAAACAAAG ATGAGGTTACCATGAAGGAGATGGGGAGGAATCAACAGTTGCGGACAGGCGAGGTGCTGATCATCGTTGTGGTCCTCTTCATGTGGGCAG GTGTGATCGCCCTCTTCTGCCGCCAGTATGACATTATCAAGGATAATGAGCccaataacaacaaagaaaaaacaaagaatgcatCAGAAACCAGCACACCAGAGCACCAGGGCGGGGGTCTCCTCCGCAGCAAG GATGCCAGGAGCCAGTGGTggtctaaaaaaaataaaacagccagTGGGAAGGGCAGAGGATTTGGTGTGGGACTGCAAGAGTAG
- the Fndc5 gene encoding fibronectin type III domain-containing protein 5 isoform X3 has product MHPGPPCPWPPRAALRLWLGCVCFALVQADSPSAPVNVTVRHLKANSAVVSWDVLEDEVVIGFAISQQKKDVRMLRFIQEVNTTTRSCALWDLEEDTEYIVHVQAISIQGQSPASEPVLFKTPREAEKMASKNKDEVTMKEMGRNQQLRTGEVLIIVVVLFMWAGVIALFCRQYDIIKDNEPNNNKEKTKNASETSTPEHQGGGLLRSKI; this is encoded by the exons ATGCACCCCGGGCCACCGTGTCCCTGGCCGCCCCGCGCCGCGCTCCGCCTGTGGCTGGGCTGCGTCTGCTTCGCGCTGGTGCAGGCGG ATAGCCCCTCGGCCCCTGTGAATGTCACTGTCAGGCACCTCAAGGCCAACTCTGCAGTGGTCAGCTGGGATGTCTTGGAGGATGAGGTTGTCATCGGATTTGCCATCTCTCAGCAG AAGAAGGATGTGAGGATGCTGCGCTTCATCCAGGAGGTGAACACCACCACCCGCTCGTGTGCCCTTTGGGACCTGGAGGAGGACACAGAGTACATCGTGCATGTGCAGGCCATCTCCATTCAGGGCCAGAGCCCAGCTAGCGAGCCCGTGCTCTTCAAGACCCCACGAGAGGCTGAGAAGATGGCCTCCAAAAACAAAG ATGAGGTTACCATGAAGGAGATGGGGAGGAATCAACAGTTGCGGACAGGCGAGGTGCTGATCATCGTTGTGGTCCTCTTCATGTGGGCAG GTGTGATCGCCCTCTTCTGCCGCCAGTATGACATTATCAAGGATAATGAGCccaataacaacaaagaaaaaacaaagaatgcatCAGAAACCAGCACACCAGAGCACCAGGGCGGGGGTCTCCTCCGCAGCAAG ATATGA